The Cheilinus undulatus linkage group 2, ASM1832078v1, whole genome shotgun sequence genome has a window encoding:
- the trmt9b gene encoding probable tRNA methyltransferase 9B, producing MDMMEEAASQLERDHVHSVYDKIAPYFNDSRYKAWPKVRQFLLDLEPGSIVADIGCGNGKYLHINQEVFKLGCDVCRPLVDFAWSQGHEVQMCDSLQLPYRDSCFDAVLSIAVIHHLSTKERRIRAIKEMARTLRVGGCIMIYVWAMEQKRRKFEKQDIFVPWNPNPHSPFIRPRRRATAQSESEAIDNSDKHRKVRSTSSVADEEDLACSTPQQSSQRLWFFSRSLDSVFDFGSLAISRSSSRDLSILSSPTGENEGNKTRQRGRGRGLIKQVSNFFSPPSVIGSEEDVFDSVTDLHKGHSNDPESNNNTTTNNNGTGNQSMSVSLAQECSSLALPDLVSFQKEHLKQCDEEGEAEPQGKEQPESTRIPEGNVEQVQGSCLRYYHVFREGELAELIENHVEELHVKHTYFDHANWCVVAEKVQLWKI from the exons ATGGACATGATGGAGGAGGCTGCCAGCCAGCTGGAGAGAGACCATGTGCACAGCGTCTATGACAAGATTGCTCCATATTTCAATGACAGCCGCTATAAAGCCTGGCCCAAGGTACGACAGTTCCTGTTGGACCTAGAGCCAGGGAGCATCGTTGCTGATATTG GTTGTGGCAATGGCAAGTATCTCCACATCAACCAGGAGGTGTTCAAGCTGGGGTGTGATGTTTGTCGCCCCCTGGTGGACTTTGCCTGGAGCCAGGGCCATGAGGTCCAGATGTGTGACAGTCTGCAATTGCCTTACAGAGACAGCTGCTTTGACGCCGTGCTCTCTATCGCAG TCATCCATCATTTGTCCACCAAAGAGCGCCGTATTCGAGCAATAAAAGAGATGGCTCGCACCCTGCGAGTGGGCGGATGCATCATGATCTATGTGTGGGCCATGGAGCAGAAGCGCCGTAAGTTTGAGAAACAGGACATCTTCGTTCCCTGGAACCCAAACCCTCATTCCCCCTTTATCAGACCCAGACGGAGGGCCACGGCTCAGAGTGAGAGTGAAGCCATAGACAACAGCGACAAGCACAGGAAGGTTAGAAGCACATCCTCAGTGGCAGACGAAGAAGACCTGGCCTGCAGTACCCCTCAGCAGAGTTCCCAGAGACTGTGGTTCTTCTCCAGGTCTCTGGATTCTGTGTTTGACTTTGGAAGCTTAGCCATCTCTCGCTCGTCCTCCAGAGACTTGAGCATTTTATCGTCACCCACGGGTGAAAACGAGGGGAACAAGACCCGACAAAGAGGGAGAGGGCGAGGCCTCATTAAGCAAGTGTCAAACTTCTTCTCCCCGCCGTCTGTGATCGGATCAGAGGAGGACGTCTTTGACTCGGTCACAGACCTGCACAAGGGACACAGTAATGATCCTGAGAGCAACAACAACACCACAACCAACAACAACGGCACAGGAAACCAGAGCATGTCTGTATCTTTAGCCCAGGAGTGCAGCTCCCTGGCCCTGCCTGATCTGGTTTCTTTCCAGAAGGAGCACCTAAAGCAGTGTGACGAGGAGGGTGAAGCAGAGCCGCAGGGAAAAGAGCAGCCGGAAAGCACAAGGATTCCCGAGGGGAACGTGGAGCAGGTGCAGGGCTCCTGCCTGAGGTACTATCATGTCTTCAGGGAGGGAGAGCTTGCAGAGCTGATAGAGAACCATGTGGAGGAGCTTCATGTCAAACACACTTATTTTGATCATGCCAACTGGTGTGTGGTGGCAGAGAAAGTGCAGTTATGGAAGATTTGA